A stretch of the Candidatus Nealsonbacteria bacterium genome encodes the following:
- a CDS encoding DUF262 domain-containing protein — MKIKLHQISIREVIEDYKDSAEEGVVAYGDKLDIRPKYQREFIYNDKQRKEVIESIRKNFPLNVMYWLKNKNCFEMLDGQQRTISIGQYVNGDFSLDNLYFHNLTGEEKKQILDYKLMIYICEGTDKERLDWFRIINIAGEKLTDQELRNAVYTGPWLSDAKLKFSKTNCAAYLLANDGGQLVSGKPIRQEYLETVLSWINYGKIEDYMAKHQQYMNADELWDYFQNVIAWVRKTFTNYRREMKSVQWGEPYNQFKDKKLSVDKLETEIAELMQDEDVTKKPGIYPYVLTRQEKYLSIRAFTDKMKREAYERQKGVCTKCKKYFEIEEMEADHIKPWHEGGKTISENCQMLCKQDNRTKSGK, encoded by the coding sequence ATGAAAATTAAACTACACCAAATTTCAATACGCGAAGTGATCGAGGACTACAAAGACAGTGCCGAAGAAGGTGTTGTGGCTTATGGTGATAAACTCGATATTCGCCCAAAATATCAACGTGAATTTATCTATAACGATAAACAACGCAAAGAAGTTATCGAATCCATACGCAAGAATTTTCCACTCAATGTAATGTATTGGTTGAAAAACAAAAATTGTTTTGAGATGCTTGATGGTCAACAGCGCACCATTAGCATTGGGCAATATGTGAACGGAGATTTTTCACTGGATAATCTCTATTTCCACAACTTAACTGGCGAAGAAAAAAAACAGATTTTGGATTATAAGCTCATGATTTACATCTGCGAGGGCACAGACAAAGAACGCCTTGATTGGTTTAGAATTATCAATATCGCCGGTGAAAAACTGACCGACCAAGAACTGAGGAATGCAGTTTACACTGGACCATGGCTCTCCGACGCTAAATTAAAATTTAGCAAAACAAACTGCGCTGCGTATCTGCTGGCAAATGACGGTGGGCAATTAGTCAGCGGTAAACCAATCCGACAAGAATATTTGGAAACTGTTCTTTCGTGGATCAACTATGGAAAAATTGAAGATTACATGGCCAAACACCAACAATACATGAATGCCGACGAGCTGTGGGACTATTTCCAAAATGTAATAGCGTGGGTGAGGAAGACTTTCACGAATTATCGCAGAGAGATGAAGAGCGTGCAATGGGGTGAACCATACAATCAATTCAAAGACAAAAAACTAAGTGTCGATAAACTAGAAACCGAGATTGCTGAATTAATGCAAGATGAAGACGTAACGAAAAAACCAGGCATTTACCCTTATGTATTGACTAGACAAGAAAAATATCTCTCAATACGCGCGTTTACTGACAAAATGAAACGAGAGGCGTATGAGAGACAAAAAGGTGTCTGCACAAAATGCAAGAAGTATTTCGAAATAGAAGAAATGGAAGCTGACCACATAAAGCCTTGGCATGAAGGTGGAAAAACTATTTCAGAGAATTGCCAGATGTTGTGTAAACAAGACAATCGAACTAAATCTGGAAAATAA
- a CDS encoding YtxH domain-containing protein — protein sequence MTVQKTTKKGTGKKILAAAILGVLAGMLLAPKAGKKLRKDLKNIAQKMEKEIIRQAGRTKKLTQGKYEDIVETMVNSYTKAKKIKKEDVKAITRNLKKIWIDLVKKIKSR from the coding sequence ATGACAGTCCAAAAAACCACAAAAAAAGGAACAGGCAAAAAAATATTGGCAGCCGCGATTTTGGGTGTGCTTGCCGGAATGCTGTTAGCTCCCAAGGCTGGCAAAAAACTAAGGAAGGATCTGAAAAATATTGCCCAAAAGATGGAGAAGGAGATAATTCGACAGGCCGGAAGAACCAAGAAGCTAACTCAAGGAAAATATGAAGATATTGTGGAAACGATGGTCAATTCTTATACCAAGGCGAAAAAGATTAAAAAAGAGGATGTGAAAGCGATAACCAGGAACCTCAAAAAAATCTGGATTGACTTGGTAAAGAAGATAAAATCGAGATAA
- a CDS encoding MarR family transcriptional regulator encodes MGEDIRLLSTVGSVYFFIRQKNQKGEEPTVSQIGDALGLTRRTVWGFFDHTCLLIQGEYISFEKIGRKHYHSASRNPLDIIQNADNNSPERQFFTTEGFTLLYIIKNPGCTIKDIAEARYLTRRSVWGMVGNLRRANLIRIEKEGRTHRYFFNANQDLISRLEEETLRAVNH; translated from the coding sequence ATGGGAGAAGATATTCGGCTTCTGTCAACCGTTGGTTCGGTTTACTTTTTTATTAGACAAAAAAATCAAAAAGGAGAAGAACCAACAGTTTCTCAGATTGGCGATGCCTTGGGTTTGACCAGACGAACTGTCTGGGGATTTTTTGACCATACATGTCTCTTAATTCAAGGGGAATATATATCTTTTGAAAAAATAGGTAGAAAACACTATCACTCTGCCAGCCGTAACCCTTTAGATATTATACAAAATGCAGACAATAATTCTCCCGAACGCCAATTTTTCACCACAGAAGGTTTCACTCTGCTTTATATTATAAAAAACCCTGGCTGTACCATAAAAGATATTGCCGAAGCAAGATACTTAACCAGAAGGTCTGTTTGGGGAATGGTGGGTAATCTTCGGAGAGCAAATTTGATTCGCATAGAAAAAGAAGGAAGGACACATCGCTACTTTTTTAACGCTAATCAAGATCTTATCTCTAGATTAGAAGAGGAAACGTTAAGAGCGGTGAATCATTGA
- the tcmP gene encoding three-Cys-motif partner protein TcmP produces MKKCKFYKNGNCVNNNDGICQKYKSKNDGLALRCSGYWSKDKIEHLKYFIDIFSGAMKKKWPKLYYIDLFSGPGKCIIREGLKEIDGTCLEAINLKNKFTKYFLIDKNPVCINSLKQRAKEKNSVEYYNEDCNLAIGNIIKKSISDNSLSLAVIDPDSLQFHFSSYKQLAKRKIDLIVNYPIASVERAVSAALIRKLNSKKLDKFHPGWKDIANKKTWGNSKEINIRNLCKNYIDMIKGLGYFSSPSLVIFKNIKNTSLYYLILFSKHERGIEFWEKKTKVFRARNPQKALFDI; encoded by the coding sequence ATGAAAAAATGTAAGTTTTATAAAAACGGTAATTGCGTAAATAATAACGATGGAATATGTCAAAAATATAAATCTAAAAATGACGGGTTGGCTTTGCGTTGTTCCGGTTATTGGTCAAAGGATAAAATTGAACATTTGAAATATTTCATTGATATTTTTTCGGGGGCGATGAAAAAGAAATGGCCAAAACTTTATTATATAGATTTATTTTCGGGCCCAGGAAAGTGTATTATTAGAGAGGGATTAAAAGAAATAGATGGAACCTGCCTAGAGGCAATAAATTTAAAGAATAAATTTACAAAATATTTTTTAATAGACAAAAATCCAGTCTGTATAAACAGCTTAAAACAAAGAGCAAAAGAAAAAAACAGTGTAGAATATTATAACGAAGACTGTAATTTGGCTATAGGAAACATTATAAAAAAATCTATTTCTGATAATTCTTTAAGTTTAGCCGTTATAGATCCCGACAGTTTGCAATTTCATTTCAGTTCTTACAAACAATTAGCAAAAAGGAAGATAGACTTAATAGTGAATTACCCAATAGCTTCTGTTGAAAGAGCGGTTTCTGCTGCCTTAATTAGAAAATTAAATTCTAAGAAATTAGATAAGTTCCATCCTGGATGGAAAGACATTGCTAATAAAAAAACCTGGGGAAATAGTAAAGAAATAAATATCAGAAATTTATGTAAGAATTATATCGATATGATAAAAGGTTTGGGTTATTTCTCGAGTCCGTCACTGGTCATATTTAAAAATATTAAAAACACCTCCTTATATTATTTAATTTTATTCAGTAAACACGAAAGGGGGATCGAATTCTGGGAGAAAAAAACCAAAGTCTTCAGGGCGAGAAATCCACAGAAGGCTCTTTTTGATATATAA
- the obgE gene encoding GTPase ObgE, whose protein sequence is MLIDDVKIRVKAGDGGRGAVAFSKVKMTLGPTGGDGGRGGSVYLEGVSDLSVLNQFRYKKELSAENGENGKKGFNDGADGKDLFLKVPVGTVIHNLFLKQDSEIVFVGQRSLMAEGGKGGRGNFKFRSSINTTPREFEEGSLGQEYELRLELKMIADVGFVGLPNVGKSSLLNELTKAKSKVANYLFTTLNPNLGVYYGLVLADVPGLIEGASLGKGLGIKFLRHIERTKILFHFISSESQDPLADYKTIRNELEVYNKELLLKPEYVFLTKTDLLPEKDIKKKMALLKKTGKEVLAVSIIDEKSLKLVEGVLREIIRQKQVH, encoded by the coding sequence ATGCTGATTGACGACGTCAAAATTAGGGTGAAAGCTGGTGACGGCGGCAGGGGGGCCGTGGCTTTCAGTAAGGTTAAAATGACTCTCGGGCCTACCGGTGGGGACGGCGGTCGGGGAGGCAGTGTTTATCTTGAAGGGGTTTCTGATCTAAGTGTTTTGAATCAATTTCGCTACAAAAAAGAACTGTCAGCTGAAAATGGGGAAAACGGCAAAAAGGGATTCAACGACGGCGCAGACGGTAAAGACCTTTTCTTAAAGGTACCCGTGGGTACGGTCATTCATAATTTGTTCTTGAAACAGGATTCAGAAATTGTTTTTGTAGGGCAGCGTTCATTGATGGCTGAAGGCGGCAAAGGAGGGCGGGGCAACTTTAAATTTAGATCATCTATTAATACGACTCCCAGGGAATTTGAAGAAGGTTCTTTGGGGCAGGAATACGAATTGAGATTGGAATTGAAGATGATAGCTGATGTTGGGTTTGTCGGCTTGCCGAATGTCGGTAAATCCAGTTTATTAAACGAGCTGACCAAGGCTAAAAGTAAAGTGGCTAATTATCTTTTTACGACCCTGAATCCCAACTTGGGAGTTTATTACGGGCTCGTTTTGGCTGACGTCCCGGGCCTTATTGAGGGAGCTTCTTTAGGCAAGGGTTTAGGCATTAAATTCCTTCGGCACATTGAAAGAACAAAAATCCTTTTCCATTTTATTTCGTCTGAATCCCAAGATCCTTTGGCAGACTACAAAACCATCAGGAATGAACTTGAGGTTTACAATAAGGAGCTTTTATTAAAGCCGGAATACGTTTTTCTGACCAAAACCGACTTACTGCCCGAAAAAGACATTAAAAAGAAAATGGCCCTCCTCAAAAAAACAGGAAAAGAAGTGCTGGCTGTCTCTATAATAGACGAAAAAAGCCTGAAATTAGTTGAGGGAGTATTGCGGGAAATAATCAGGCAAAAGCAGGTACATTAA
- a CDS encoding modification methylase: MKTKSLNTSFLRANKAKKDEFYTQLSDIEKEAKHYKDQFRGKVVYCNCDDPFESNFFKYFAANFNALGLTKLITTSYVKSPIAGGQLPLFEVEGLKPTGKEPFKIEIKEVSDIDGDGAVNLDDVKYLLKHDKNTATPLNREGDFRSDECTELLKRADIVVTNPPFSLFREYVEQLMEYNRKFLILGNQNAITYKEIFKLIKENRLWLGYDNGGTKWFQVPENYDIQTESRIKIEDGVKYFSMGNIAWFTNLDTTKRHEELTLYKKYSSEEYPKYDDYDAININRYVDIPMDYKGVMGVPITFVDKYNPKQFEIIGIDRYVEDNPNYGKRFTIDGKEIYARILIKNKK, translated from the coding sequence ATGAAAACTAAATCTTTAAATACATCTTTCCTTAGAGCAAACAAAGCAAAGAAAGACGAGTTTTATACGCAGCTTTCTGATATTGAAAAAGAGGCGAAGCACTACAAGGACCAATTCCGTGGTAAAGTTGTGTACTGTAACTGCGATGATCCGTTCGAGAGCAACTTCTTTAAGTATTTTGCTGCTAATTTCAACGCGCTGGGGTTAACAAAACTCATCACTACGAGTTATGTTAAATCGCCGATTGCCGGCGGGCAATTGCCACTGTTTGAGGTGGAAGGACTAAAGCCGACGGGCAAGGAGCCGTTCAAAATCGAAATCAAAGAAGTGTCGGATATCGACGGCGATGGTGCGGTAAACCTCGACGATGTAAAGTATTTACTAAAGCACGACAAAAACACCGCAACCCCCTTAAATAGAGAAGGTGATTTTCGAAGCGATGAGTGCACAGAACTGCTCAAACGAGCTGATATAGTGGTAACAAACCCCCCGTTTTCACTATTTCGTGAATACGTTGAGCAACTTATGGAATACAACAGAAAGTTTTTGATCCTTGGTAATCAAAACGCCATTACGTACAAAGAAATTTTCAAACTAATTAAAGAAAATAGGTTATGGCTTGGATATGACAATGGCGGCACAAAGTGGTTTCAAGTTCCCGAGAACTATGACATACAAACTGAGTCGAGAATAAAAATTGAAGATGGTGTGAAATATTTTAGCATGGGCAATATCGCGTGGTTTACAAATCTTGATACAACAAAACGTCACGAAGAACTTACTTTGTATAAAAAGTACAGCTCAGAAGAATATCCCAAGTATGACGACTATGATGCTATCAATATAAATCGGTATGTTGATATTCCAATGGACTACAAAGGTGTAATGGGTGTTCCAATTACATTTGTTGATAAATATAATCCCAAGCAGTTTGAGATTATCGGCATAGACAGGTATGTCGAAGACAATCCAAATTACGGAAAAAGGTTTACGATAGACGGCAAAGAAATCTACGCGCGCATTTTAATTAAAAATAAAAAATAA
- a CDS encoding HDIG domain-containing protein, which yields MNRDQALELLKQNLDNQNLIKHCLAVEAVMRALARQLGENEDQWGIAGLLHDIDYEKTKDDPNKHSLVGAQMLEEAGLSKEICQAVKVHNEIHGIQPEAPMDKALFTIDPLTGLIVAATLVLPSKKITDLTVENVLNRFKEKAFARGINREIIKQSEGLLDIKLEEFVKTGLQAMQKINKDLGL from the coding sequence ATGAACAGAGATCAAGCTTTAGAATTATTAAAACAAAATCTTGATAATCAAAATTTAATTAAGCATTGCTTGGCAGTAGAAGCTGTAATGCGGGCTTTGGCTCGCCAACTTGGAGAAAATGAGGATCAATGGGGGATAGCCGGATTATTACACGACATTGATTATGAAAAAACTAAAGATGATCCAAATAAGCATTCTTTAGTTGGAGCTCAAATGCTTGAAGAGGCAGGATTAAGTAAAGAAATTTGCCAGGCAGTAAAGGTTCATAATGAAATTCACGGGATTCAGCCAGAAGCTCCAATGGACAAGGCCCTTTTTACGATTGATCCTTTAACTGGTTTGATTGTCGCGGCAACATTAGTTTTACCATCAAAAAAAATAACAGATTTAACTGTAGAAAATGTTTTAAACCGTTTTAAAGAGAAGGCTTTTGCCAGGGGGATAAATAGGGAAATTATTAAGCAATCCGAAGGATTACTTGATATAAAGTTAGAGGAATTTGTTAAAACTGGACTTCAAGCAATGCAAAAAATTAATAAAGATCTTGGATTGTAA
- a CDS encoding glutamate--tRNA ligase yields MPEKSLENEIRVRFAPAPTGFLHIGGAKTALFNYLFAKKNKGSFILRIEDTDFAKSNPRFEKEILDSLKWLGIEWSEGPYRQSERLDIYAKYLEELLKEEKAYHCFCSEEELEAQRQYRMSIGQPPLYDGKCRQLTGKETKKYLAEGKKSVIRFKVPVKKIVFQDLIRGQIEFDSGLIGDFIIAKDLSHPLYNFVVVVDDYEMKITYIIRGEDLLPNTPKQILLQGALNFSQPKYVHLPLILGPDRAKLSKRHGAVAVTEYRKEGYLPETLVNFMAFLGWNPGIEREIYSMQSLIKEFSLEKCQKGGAIFNIKRLDFLNGFYIRQKSIERLTKICLPYLIEAGFIKALKNNPGNPGSPDNPEKLKLFEEKKPKYKIKETGEIIELNYLEKIIAIYQERLKKISEIVDFTSFFFKDKLEYQKGLLRWKEASDKEIRKSLDKLEKIISKIKTEDWDKENLEKQIMPEAEKAGDRGYMLWPFRVALTGKEASASPFEIAEVLGKEKTLKRIIRAHNILCA; encoded by the coding sequence ATGCCTGAAAAAAGTTTAGAAAATGAAATCCGGGTAAGATTCGCTCCGGCTCCCACAGGATTTTTACATATTGGGGGAGCTAAAACCGCTCTTTTTAATTATCTTTTTGCGAAAAAGAATAAAGGCAGTTTTATTCTAAGGATTGAAGATACAGATTTCGCAAAATCAAATCCCAGATTTGAAAAAGAGATTTTGGACAGTTTGAAATGGTTGGGCATTGAATGGTCAGAGGGACCCTACCGCCAGTCAGAAAGGCTGGACATTTATGCCAAATACTTAGAGGAACTTTTAAAAGAAGAAAAAGCTTACCATTGTTTCTGTTCGGAAGAAGAGTTAGAGGCTCAAAGGCAATATCGAATGTCGATTGGCCAGCCCCCACTATACGATGGAAAATGCCGTCAATTGACTGGAAAAGAAACAAAGAAGTATTTAGCCGAAGGCAAAAAATCTGTTATTCGGTTTAAAGTGCCGGTTAAGAAAATTGTCTTTCAAGATCTTATCCGCGGGCAGATAGAATTTGATTCTGGTTTAATTGGAGATTTTATTATCGCAAAAGATTTATCTCACCCTTTGTATAATTTTGTTGTAGTGGTTGATGACTACGAAATGAAAATAACTTATATCATTAGAGGTGAAGATCTTCTGCCCAACACACCAAAACAGATTCTGCTTCAAGGGGCTTTAAATTTTTCTCAGCCAAAATATGTTCATTTACCATTAATTCTTGGGCCCGACAGAGCTAAATTAAGCAAGAGACATGGAGCAGTGGCTGTTACAGAATATAGAAAAGAAGGGTATCTGCCCGAAACCCTGGTTAATTTTATGGCTTTCTTGGGTTGGAATCCGGGAATTGAGAGAGAAATTTATTCAATGCAGTCTCTGATTAAAGAATTTTCGCTTGAGAAATGTCAAAAAGGAGGGGCAATTTTTAATATCAAAAGATTGGATTTTCTAAATGGATTTTATATCCGCCAAAAATCTATTGAAAGATTAACTAAAATCTGCCTGCCTTATTTAATTGAGGCTGGGTTTATTAAGGCACTAAAAAATAATCCTGGTAATCCGGGCAGTCCGGATAATCCGGAAAAATTAAAACTTTTTGAAGAAAAAAAACCAAAATATAAAATTAAAGAGACAGGAGAGATTATTGAGTTAAATTATCTGGAAAAAATTATTGCTATTTATCAAGAAAGACTGAAAAAAATATCAGAAATTGTAGATTTTACTAGCTTTTTCTTTAAAGATAAATTAGAATATCAAAAAGGTCTTTTAAGGTGGAAAGAAGCATCGGATAAAGAAATAAGAAAATCCCTTGATAAATTAGAGAAGATAATATCTAAAATTAAAACAGAAGACTGGGATAAAGAAAATTTAGAAAAGCAAATTATGCCGGAAGCAGAGAAGGCGGGGGACAGGGGATACATGCTCTGGCCTTTCAGAGTAGCTTTAACCGGTAAAGAGGCTTCGGCGTCTCCCTTTGAGATTGCCGAGGTTTTAGGAAAAGAAAAAACTCTAAAAAGAATAATCAGAGCACATAATATATTATGTGCTTGA
- a CDS encoding DNA adenine methylase has translation MEFYSPLRYPGGKTFLADELKRILVAIGLDKPTYVEPYAGGAGVALTLLFDNRVRQIVINDLDKTIYAFWKSVTQNSERFAQKIITTPVTITEWKKQKQIYLNKNANIFEKGFATFFLNRTNRSGVMNAGPIGGKNQDGPYKINMRYNKKKLALRVRKIGKFQDRISVLNKDGIQLTRRYLNRNNTFIYLDPPYFKKGAMLYLNHYKEDDHKKLADLLNTNTNYNWVLTYDEVKKIREFYPDRMRKRLSLKYSVYDSCKIRKARELMIFSDSISRAKTAAR, from the coding sequence ATGGAATTTTATTCTCCATTAAGATATCCCGGAGGTAAAACATTTTTAGCAGACGAGCTTAAAAGAATTTTGGTTGCCATTGGTTTGGATAAACCGACCTACGTCGAACCTTATGCGGGTGGCGCAGGGGTAGCCTTAACTTTGTTGTTTGACAATAGGGTCAGGCAAATAGTCATAAATGATCTAGACAAAACGATTTATGCATTTTGGAAATCAGTAACCCAGAATTCAGAACGATTTGCGCAGAAAATTATAACGACTCCAGTGACTATTACTGAATGGAAAAAACAAAAGCAAATTTATTTAAATAAGAATGCCAATATTTTTGAAAAAGGGTTCGCCACTTTTTTCCTTAATCGAACTAATAGATCTGGCGTAATGAATGCGGGGCCGATTGGGGGAAAGAATCAAGACGGTCCGTACAAAATAAATATGCGATACAATAAGAAAAAACTGGCTTTACGGGTTCGCAAGATTGGGAAATTTCAAGACCGTATTTCAGTATTAAATAAAGATGGAATACAACTTACGAGAAGATATTTAAATAGAAATAACACTTTTATTTACTTAGATCCCCCATATTTTAAAAAGGGTGCAATGTTATATCTCAATCACTATAAAGAGGATGATCACAAGAAACTCGCCGATTTATTAAATACAAATACTAACTATAATTGGGTATTGACTTACGATGAAGTAAAAAAAATCAGAGAATTTTATCCCGACAGGATGAGAAAACGCCTTAGTTTGAAGTATAGTGTCTATGATTCTTGCAAGATTAGAAAGGCTCGCGAGTTGATGATTTTTTCTGATTCAATCTCAAGAGCGAAAACTGCAGCTCGATAG
- a CDS encoding DUF4268 domain-containing protein: MKKHIERIKKVPLREVWKNEARDFTSWLFDNIEILGEELDMDLTAIDREGDAGSFSVDIIAEDENGQKVVIENQLEKTNHEHLGKILTYLANLDAKIAIWISSNPRQEHERAIDWLNEFGPETAFYLVQIEAYKIGNSNPAAKFSIIAGPSEGSETIGKKKKEYAKRHILRKEFWTALLEKAKGKTSLHSNITPGIYSWIGTGAGKQGIIYSYVITKKYGGCEIYFDKGKDYIKPNINKIRFDKLYKHKNQIEKKFKGRLNWERLDNARASRISIKFKGKGLNDKENWEKLQDKMIDAMIRLERAFKEYIRRLG, from the coding sequence ATGAAAAAGCATATAGAAAGAATAAAAAAAGTTCCTTTAAGGGAAGTTTGGAAGAATGAAGCTAGAGATTTCACCTCTTGGCTTTTCGATAACATTGAAATTTTGGGAGAAGAATTAGATATGGATTTAACAGCCATTGACAGAGAAGGTGACGCGGGTTCTTTTTCTGTGGATATCATTGCAGAAGACGAAAACGGACAGAAAGTAGTTATAGAAAATCAATTAGAGAAAACAAACCATGAACATTTGGGTAAAATTTTAACTTATCTAGCAAATTTAGATGCAAAAATTGCTATCTGGATATCAAGTAACCCTAGGCAGGAGCACGAAAGAGCAATTGACTGGTTGAATGAATTTGGCCCAGAGACAGCTTTTTATTTAGTACAAATAGAAGCATACAAAATAGGAAATTCCAATCCGGCTGCCAAATTTTCCATTATCGCCGGGCCATCAGAAGGGTCTGAGACTATTGGTAAAAAGAAAAAGGAATATGCTAAAAGACACATTTTAAGAAAAGAATTTTGGACAGCACTTTTAGAAAAAGCTAAAGGAAAGACATCTTTACATTCAAATATTACTCCCGGTATTTATTCTTGGATTGGGACCGGTGCTGGCAAACAAGGGATAATTTACAGCTACGTAATAACAAAAAAATACGGTGGTTGTGAAATATATTTTGATAAAGGTAAGGATTATATAAAGCCAAATATTAATAAAATTCGTTTCGATAAATTATATAAACATAAGAATCAAATTGAAAAAAAGTTTAAGGGAAGACTAAATTGGGAAAGATTAGATAATGCTCGTGCGTCCCGAATTTCTATTAAATTTAAGGGGAAAGGATTGAACGATAAAGAAAATTGGGAGAAATTACAAGACAAAATGATTGATGCAATGATTCGTTTAGAGAGAGCTTTCAAAGAGTATATTCGACGTTTAGGCTAA
- a CDS encoding ATP-dependent helicase: MKKEFFIVSVLWSPSDGKYYLIQRKSNNEWSLIGDRVKCDTDLINIEGTAIKSIRHKTGYAHIECKGEIGRVDQDDSAISRTIHFFLFYLSEVPESEKIKEQKVEKKGNWFTFKETISRLTPEVSRRILYQAERKIHTDEIIISSKPKIVVAAGPGTGKTFLFEKVCKKKENDNNLIMTFINELVNDLKFGLGQLADVRTLHSFVMNELFPGSTEKPEVFMQIADVISEDFNIIEGRKISFKDIFNDLLDRNNSKALAFYFKRRKYYDCIGPSCAVYDLIKHFEKDKKEIPQYSQILIDEFQDFNKLEIKLLDLLADESPILIVGDDDQSLYDFKNAYPEEIRSRCLNFKSNYFYRSLPFCSRCPKVIIDSVNTLISKAEKGGFLKKRIPKRFEYFCSEEKDAISKKYQNISYRGEVQRVDFFIDKDIKEIFERDRNFSVLIICAHGSPKQKDEMENYLREKGFRNIQNKRKDDIKMEGYELLLKDSDRNLGWRILSKDKMKSAEFKRIIVKSKSEQDVFRSLLPKTIQSEIKKVLKILKKINDNIKINDEERKFILNQFSYNPSEIAFNKLKKEIKGSNVRKEGHKDISIKIVNPLGSKGLSADYVFLVNFNEDKVTNELLCQFIVSITRVKKKLYIYSQKKDPPTLIEWIKDYLE, from the coding sequence ATGAAGAAAGAGTTTTTTATAGTCAGTGTTCTTTGGTCTCCTAGTGACGGAAAATATTATTTGATTCAGAGAAAAAGTAATAACGAGTGGTCACTCATTGGTGACAGAGTCAAATGCGACACCGATCTGATAAACATAGAAGGAACTGCCATAAAGAGTATTAGGCACAAAACAGGTTATGCCCACATAGAATGCAAAGGAGAAATTGGTAGAGTAGATCAAGATGATTCTGCTATTTCAAGGACAATACACTTTTTTCTTTTCTATTTATCTGAAGTGCCAGAAAGTGAAAAAATAAAAGAACAGAAAGTAGAGAAGAAAGGAAATTGGTTTACTTTTAAAGAAACTATAAGTAGGCTTACTCCTGAAGTTTCGAGAAGAATTTTATATCAAGCAGAAAGAAAAATACATACCGATGAAATAATTATATCAAGTAAACCTAAAATAGTTGTTGCGGCCGGGCCCGGAACAGGAAAAACTTTCTTGTTTGAGAAGGTTTGTAAAAAGAAAGAAAATGATAACAACCTTATCATGACCTTCATTAATGAATTAGTGAATGATTTAAAGTTTGGGTTAGGACAGTTGGCCGATGTAAGGACATTGCATAGCTTTGTTATGAATGAATTATTCCCAGGCTCCACAGAGAAACCCGAAGTTTTTATGCAAATAGCGGATGTTATAAGCGAGGACTTTAATATTATCGAGGGGAGAAAGATTTCCTTTAAGGATATTTTTAATGACTTATTGGATAGAAATAATTCTAAAGCTTTAGCTTTTTATTTTAAAAGAAGAAAATACTATGACTGTATTGGTCCGAGTTGTGCTGTCTACGATTTAATAAAGCATTTCGAAAAAGACAAAAAAGAAATACCTCAATATTCTCAAATATTAATCGACGAATTCCAAGATTTTAATAAGTTAGAAATAAAATTGTTAGATTTATTAGCTGATGAAAGCCCGATTCTGATAGTTGGTGATGACGATCAATCACTTTATGATTTTAAAAACGCTTATCCAGAAGAAATACGTTCTAGATGCCTTAATTTTAAAAGTAATTATTTTTATCGTTCCCTTCCTTTTTGTTCTCGTTGTCCAAAAGTAATAATAGATTCTGTTAATACTCTCATATCTAAGGCCGAGAAAGGGGGATTTCTAAAAAAAAGGATTCCTAAAAGATTTGAGTATTTTTGTTCAGAAGAAAAAGATGCAATATCTAAAAAATACCAAAACATCTCTTATAGGGGAGAAGTACAGAGGGTAGATTTCTTTATTGATAAGGATATTAAGGAGATTTTTGAACGAGATAGAAATTTTTCTGTATTAATAATTTGTGCACATGGATCTCCTAAGCAAAAAGATGAAATGGAAAATTATCTTCGCGAGAAAGGTTTTAGGAATATTCAGAATAAAAGAAAAGATGATATCAAAATGGAGGGGTACGAGCTTCTTTTAAAGGACAGTGATCGCAATCTTGGTTGGAGAATCCTGTCTAAGGACAAGATGAAATCAGCCGAATTTAAAAGAATCATCGTGAAGAGCAAATCAGAACAAGATGTTTTTAGAAGTCTATTACCCAAAACTATTCAAAGTGAGATTAAGAAAGTATTAAAAATATTAAAGAAGATTAATGACAACATAAAAATAAACGATGAGGAAAGAAAATTTATCCTCAATCAGTTTAGTTATAATCCTTCTGAAATTGCTTTTAATAAATTAAAAAAGGAAATAAAGGGAAGTAACGTTCGTAAAGAGGGTCACAAAGATATTTCTATTAAGATTGTTAATCCGCTGGGATCAAAAGGGCTTAGTGCGGATTATGTTTTTCTCGTAAATTTTAATGAAGACAAGGTGACAAATGAACTTTTGTGCCAATTTATAGTGTCTATCACGCGAGTAAAGAAAAAACTATATATTTATAGCCAAAAGAAAGATCCCCCCACTCTTATCGAATGGATCAAGGACTATTTAGAATAA